Proteins encoded in a region of the Leishmania major strain Friedlin complete genome, chromosome 14 genome:
- a CDS encoding putative phosphatidylserine synthase, translated as MRRGPDDRVAHAEDRRAACRAEGGPDGATPPSSLPEKRGANGYGSTNTRKEGGTRRLSQLNIQLTDHPLESVSSTHRADRLLKPASPWARELDFSDCAYTPHTVFILLSILMSILFMLRYYDYPNMGVASKVKVGLSAAAFAFIGFGAVHLPDSLMVRPHPAVWRAVLALGVLYMVFLTFMIFQDLETVQKMMGYYDASLLNKLPERTYAQDCRMSTEEDPWFFVHTSFDVFLLAHSLGYVIKMLILRDWRMVTAVSLGFEVVEVTFQHVLPNFRECWWDHIVLDVLICNAGGMLIGMWLLRQLNAKQYKWIALKEIPTVTGKAKRLLGQLGPRSFERYNWNIFQSPTRFFQVTGILLLILLQELNCFTMKAILHMAPTHHIVTCRLVLWALLATSCLRELYEYMTNPRIKRIGTTAWVVILGMGMETIWITKMAIEGQYFQDAVMPTHVAVPWMVAIAAFGIWLVLYFGVLSLEQRNRRRGAAYLLVNLFFYAAVVCVLALFLMGLPDLQIGRQAFESAMAPYERYIFFWR; from the coding sequence atgcgtcgAGGTCCGGATGACCGAGTGGCTCACGCCGAAGACCGGCGTGCGGCGTgcagggcggagggcggtCCGGATGGTGCCACACCCCCGTCGTCGTTGCCGGAGAAACGCGGTGCCAACGGCTATGGGAGCACTAACACGCGCAAGGAGGGCGGCACGCGTCGCCTGTCCCAGCTGAACATTCAGTTGACGGATCACCCGCTTGAGTCTGTGTCGTCGACGCACCGGGCGGACCGTCTGCTCAAGCCAGCCAGCCCGTGGGCGCGCGAGCTCGACTTTAGCGACTGCGCCTACACCCCCCACACTGTCTTCATACTGCTCAGCATTCTCATGTCCATCTTGTTCATGTTGCGGTACTACGATTACCCCAACATGGGCGTGGCGTCAAAAGTGAAGGTCGgcctctctgctgctgcctttgCTTTCATTGGCTTTGGTGCGGTACACCTACCCGACTCCCTAATGGTACGACCCCACCCGGCTGTGTGGCGTGCCGTCCTGGCGCTTGGTGTGCTATATATGGTGTTCCTCACCTTTATGATATTTCAGGACCTGGAGACGGTGCAGAAGATGATGGGCTACTACGATGCTTCCCTGTTGAACAAGCTGCCAGAGCGCACCTACGCGCAAGACTGCCGCATGAGCACCGAGGAGGACCCCTGGTTCTTTGTCCACACCTCCTTCGacgtcttcctcctcgctcaCTCGCTCGGCTACGTCATCAAGATGCTCATACTGCGGGACTGGCGCATGGTGACGGCCGTGTCGCTCGGCTTCGAGGTTGTGGAGGTGACCTTTCAGCACGTGCTGCCGAACTTCAGGGAATGCTGGTGGGATCACATCGTACTCGATGTGCTGATCTGCAACGCGGGCGGGATGCTGATAGGgatgtggctgctgcggcagctgaaCGCGAAGCAGTACAAGTGGATCGCTCTCAAGGAGATTCCAACCGTGACGGGGAAGGCGAAGCGGCTCCTTGGGCAGCTGGGGCCGCGCAGCTTCGAGCGCTACAACTGGAACATCTTCCAGAGCCCGACCCGCTTCTTCCAGGTCACCGGCATCCTCCTGCTGAtactgctgcaggagctgaaCTGCTTTACGATGAAGGCAATCCTGCATATGGCGCCAACGCATCACATCGTGACGTGCCGACTGGTCCTGTGggcgctgctcgccaccTCGTGCTTGCGAGAGCTGTACGAGTACATGACAAACCCGCGCATCAAGCGCATCGGCACAACGGCGTGGGTGGTGATCCTCGGCATGGGCATGGAGACCATATGGATCACGAAGATGGCCATCGAGGGGCAATACTTCCAAGATGCGGTCATGCCCACCCACGTCGCGGTGCCGTGGATggtcgccatcgccgcgtTTGGGATTTGGCTGGTCTTGTACTTTGGTGTCTTGTCCCTGGAGCAGCGCAatcgccgtcgcggtgcgGCGTACCTACTCGTGAACCTCTTCTTCTACGCGgctgtcgtgtgtgtgctcgcgcTCTTCCTGATGGGTCTGCCCGATCTGCAGATTGGCCGGCAGGCTTTCGagtcggcgatggcgccgtaCGAGCGGTACATCTTCTTTTGGCGCTAG